Proteins from a genomic interval of Syngnathus typhle isolate RoL2023-S1 ecotype Sweden linkage group LG15, RoL_Styp_1.0, whole genome shotgun sequence:
- the LOC133168064 gene encoding C-type isolectin Sp-CL4-like, whose translation MLSFATSLFLAGALLFTGSLAQTLRYETLEEVLEMCRVQDVPVEPCGQDLYRLNDDTCVRVSPNGLTFADAQALCDEEGGQVVTLANLNEFRKLLCIVATAIPRRLHYWVGAIRDGDDFVWVDGSGILPADSPWRNNQPDNFGGYENCVWMNSFDWGQLNDGPCEDRTPVVCQYPA comes from the exons ATGCTTTCTTTTGCAACAAGCTTGTTCCTAGCGGGGGCGCTGCTGTTCACCGGGTCCTTGGCTCAGACTTTAAGATACG AGACTttggaggaagttttggaaaTGTGTCGCGTCCAGGACGTGCCCGTGGAACCTTGTGGTCAAGATCTTTACCGCCTCAATGATGATACGTGCGTCAGAGTATCGCCCAATGGTCTGACTTTCGCCGATGCTCAG GCTTTATGCGATGAAGAAGGTGGCCAAGTGGTCACGCTGGCAAATCTGAACGAGTTCAGAAAGCTGCTGTGCATCGTCGCCACGGCGATCCCGCGCCGACTGCACTACTGGGTGGGCGCCATCAGAGATGGG GATGACTTTGTGTGGGTGGACGGAAGCGGAATCCTCCCTGCCGATAGCCCCTGGCGCAACAATCAGCCCGACAACTTTGGCGGCTACGAGAATTGCGTTTGGATGAACTCTTTCG ACTGGGGCCAGTTGAACGACGGGCCTTGCGAAGACAGAACTCCGGTGGTGTGTCAGTACCCGGCCTAG